From the genome of Pseudomonas yamanorum, one region includes:
- the atpE gene encoding F0F1 ATP synthase subunit C, with protein METVVGLTAIAVALLIGLGALGTAIGFGLLGGKFLEGAARQPEMVPMLQVKMFIVAGLLDAVTMIGVGIALFFTFANPFVGQLAG; from the coding sequence ATGGAAACTGTAGTTGGTCTAACCGCTATCGCTGTTGCACTGTTGATCGGCCTGGGCGCCCTGGGTACTGCCATTGGTTTCGGCCTGTTGGGCGGCAAGTTCCTGGAAGGCGCAGCGCGTCAGCCAGAAATGGTTCCAATGCTGCAAGTTAAAATGTTCATCGTCGCCGGCCTGCTCGACGCCGTGACCATGATCGGTGTTGGTATCGCTCTGTTCTTCACCTTCGCGAACCCCTTCGTTGGTCAACTCGCCGGTTAA